The proteins below come from a single Gossypium raimondii isolate GPD5lz chromosome 2, ASM2569854v1, whole genome shotgun sequence genomic window:
- the LOC105788623 gene encoding pachytene checkpoint protein 2 homolog, translating into MSSPMDISVPNLEGVKISDQNGVPLAPPPASPSNVPHEKFQVSVEVCLKPSSTARPDDVQKAVEQMLEKRSLSYVDGPIPVPNDDPFLMENVHRICICDTDEWVKNHDILLFWQVKPIVHVFQLSEEGPCEELTGDGQLSSFNEWILPAKEFDGMWESLIYESGLKQRLLRYAASALLFTEKGVDPFLVSWNRIILLHGPPGTGKTSLCKALAQKLSIRFSSRYPQCQLIEVNAHSLFSKWFSESGKLVAKLFQKIQEMIEEENNLVFVLIDEVESLAAARKAALSGSEPSDSIRVVNALLTQMDKLKSSPNVIILTTSNITAAIDIAFVDRADIKAYVGPPTLQARYEILRSCLQELIRTGIISNIQGSSQYILSDYVTLKEKLNMHEIQEAQTTFHLCKQLAEAAEACEGLSGRTLRKLPFLAHAELDNPYCCDPNKLLNTMIDTARRERSELPD; encoded by the exons atgagCTCTCCAATGGATATTTCCGTTCCAAACCTCGAGGGCGTCAAGATCTCCGACCAAAACGGCGTCCCTTTAGCACCACCCCCGGCATCGCCTTCTAACGTGCCTCatgaaaaatttcaagtttccg TTGAAGTTTGCTTAAAACCTTCAAGCACAGCTCGCCCTGACGATGTCCAAAAAGCCGTTGAACA AATGCTTGAAAAGAGAAGCCTGAGCTACGTTGATGGTCCCATTCCTGTGCCTAATGATGATCCATTTCTCATGGAAAATGTACACAGAATCTGTATATGTGATACAG ATGAATGGGTGAAAAACCATGATATTCTTTTGTTCTGGCAAGTGAAACCCATTGTTCATGTCTTTCAG CTTAGTGAGGAGGGACCGTGTGAGGAATTGACTGGGGATGGCCAGTTGTCCAGCTTCAATGAATGGATCCTACCAGCTAAGGAATTTGACGGCATGTGGGAAAG CTTAATATATGAATCTGGCCTAAAGCAGCGGTTATTGCGTTATGCAGCCAGTGCATTGCTTTTTACTGAAAAAGGTGTTGATCCTTTCCTTGTGTCATGGAACCG CATTATTCTTTTACATGGTCCCCCAGGGACTGGAAAGACATCTCTATGTAAAGCGCTGGCACAAAAGCTATCCATTAGATTCAGCTCCAG ATATCCACAATGCCAATTGATTGAAGTTAATGCACATTCTTTGTTTAGTAAATGGTTCTCTGAGAGTGGCAAATTG GTTGCAAAGCTTTtccaaaaaattcaagaaatgatagaagaagaaaacaatctAGTATTTGTTCTAATTG ATGAAGTTGAAAGTCTTGCTGCTGCTAGAAAGGCTGCTTTGTCTGGTTCTGAGCCTTCAGATTCCATTCGG GTTGTAAACGCGCTATTAACTCAGATGGATAAGCTGAAATCATCTCCCAATGTTATAATTTTGACCACATCCAATATAACTGCTGCTATTG ATATCGCTTTTGTTGACCGAGCTGATATCAAAGCATATGTGGGCCCTCCAACTCTTCAAGctcgttatgaaattttaagatCCTGCTTGCAGGAACTTATTCGAACAGGAATAATATCAAATATCCAG GGTTCAAGCCAATACATCCTTTCAGACTATGTTACTTTGAAAGAGAAATTGAATATGCATGAGATTCAGGAAGCTCAAACAACATTTCATCTGTGTAAGCAATTAGCAGAGGCTGCTGAAGCATGTGAG GGATTGAGTGGAAGAACATTGAGAAAACTACCATTTTTGGCGCATGCAGAACTTGATAACCCGTATTGTTGTGACCCTAACAAGTTGTTGAACACAATGATAGACACAGCCCGGAGGGAGCGTTCCGAACTGCCCGACTGA